A portion of the Streptomyces sp. NBC_01335 genome contains these proteins:
- a CDS encoding GNAT family N-acetyltransferase, whose protein sequence is MTDTFPPSDRDVARIRAAVPADAGRLHLLTLPFMRAGFLRHRHPTVFGERVADFLVAEHDERLVACAGVQQLADQSTAAVLYSFCVDETYQRRGIGAQLMADSVQHARAGGARRLYTATIRRDGWFERFAFRRVERADAPASWAARLSPSRSSLLYVRDLA, encoded by the coding sequence ATGACTGACACCTTCCCGCCGTCCGACCGGGACGTGGCCCGGATACGCGCAGCGGTACCCGCCGACGCCGGACGCCTCCACCTGCTGACACTGCCGTTCATGCGGGCCGGTTTCCTGCGCCACCGGCATCCGACGGTCTTCGGCGAGCGCGTGGCCGACTTCCTGGTGGCCGAGCACGACGAGCGGTTGGTCGCCTGCGCGGGGGTACAGCAGTTGGCGGACCAGTCGACAGCAGCGGTGCTGTACAGCTTCTGCGTCGACGAGACGTACCAACGCCGGGGCATAGGCGCGCAGTTGATGGCCGACAGTGTTCAGCACGCCAGAGCGGGCGGCGCGCGGCGGCTCTACACTGCGACGATCCGCCGGGACGGGTGGTTCGAGCGCTTCGCCTTCCGGCGGGTGGAGCGGGCCGACGCCCCGGCCTCCTGGGCGGCCCGGCTCAGCCCGTCCCGTAGCTCCCTCCTCTACGTCCGCGACCTCGCCTGA
- the argB gene encoding acetylglutamate kinase: MTRAEPALVVKYGGAAMTGGRLSAAAMHALTVLVGGCRRLVLVHGGGREVTEEAARRGLTPRFVDGLRVTDPDMMDVVRTVLVDRINKDLVGQLQGIGIPAIGLSGEDGGMMTARTLRVDGVARFGRVGEVTAVDTKVLTEACEAGLVPVVASVAPDADGLPHNLNADTAAAALAAALSADQLVYVSDVQGLMADPADPSSVIARLGSDDLAALLRDRPPLGGMLPKLSGALTALRSGVPVVRLVDDQSLLGACTAGTGRGTTLHL, encoded by the coding sequence GTGACCAGGGCGGAGCCGGCGCTCGTGGTCAAGTACGGGGGAGCGGCCATGACGGGCGGCCGACTGTCTGCCGCCGCGATGCATGCCCTGACCGTGCTGGTCGGCGGCTGCCGGCGGCTGGTCCTCGTGCACGGCGGTGGTCGCGAAGTGACCGAGGAGGCCGCCCGGCGCGGGCTGACCCCGCGCTTCGTCGACGGTCTGCGGGTCACCGACCCCGACATGATGGACGTCGTCCGCACGGTACTCGTCGACCGGATCAACAAGGACCTGGTCGGTCAGCTCCAAGGCATCGGGATACCGGCGATCGGCCTGTCCGGCGAGGACGGCGGGATGATGACGGCGCGCACGCTGCGCGTCGACGGCGTCGCCAGGTTCGGCCGGGTGGGCGAGGTCACCGCCGTGGACACGAAGGTGCTGACCGAGGCGTGCGAGGCAGGCCTGGTACCGGTGGTCGCCAGCGTCGCGCCCGACGCCGACGGACTGCCCCACAATCTCAACGCCGACACCGCCGCCGCTGCGCTGGCCGCCGCCCTGTCGGCCGACCAGCTGGTCTACGTCAGCGATGTGCAGGGGCTGATGGCCGACCCGGCCGACCCGTCGTCGGTGATCGCCCGCTTGGGCAGCGACGACCTCGCGGCACTGCTGCGCGACCGGCCGCCGCTGGGCGGCATGCTGCCGAAGCTGTCCGGCGCCCTCACCGCGCTGCGGTCGGGTGTGCCGGTCGTCCGGCTGGTCGACGACCAGTCGCTGCTCGGCGCGTGCACCGCCGGCACCGGCCGCGGGACCACTCTGCACCTGTGA
- a CDS encoding condensation domain-containing protein: protein MRSARLHTLPFHPPATPLQRRLWLTTQYARDTPAYNLAYAWQVHGPFDPAAFHAALTTVTSRHEALRTTFTLREGELLRVIHPELPPGFDLIDDVAESDVPELAGQEATTRFDLGRGPLVRCRVLRHGPQRHTVLLTTHHVTVDGRGMSIVREELAACYEAFLHQRPDPLPPVHRQFADFAAWQQEGLDTGRFDHQIAYWKQQLAGITGPAPLPFLKPRPAVRRSDGRWEAIFCDASLTAAARRLAVGARTSLSTVLIAAAARWLAEETGLGEAVIGMSTAGRSLPEFDRLVGLSTNTLPLRVPVQSVATDRLLDVTRSVMLAAIENQDVPFPLLMQELGLPRTLPVNPLTQVLVALRDGLGEPLRLAGAEVTALPAAALSSSNDLTVELDPQPDGTIRGGLLYPPDLIDPAEAARLAAGLGDVLERMSREPRPTGAVPPGGTPEPSGSAEPGPVAAPGPSSAPAGVAPAPVAVDARPPAGDPAVRQHTLRLWRQLLDAEAPDDGDDFFAAGGDSLLAAELMLLLGDKLDCSLPLNLPVGCPTFGGLVAAVTEHRAGEQQ, encoded by the coding sequence ATGCGTAGCGCTCGGCTGCACACCCTGCCCTTTCACCCGCCGGCCACCCCTCTGCAGCGGCGGTTGTGGCTGACGACGCAGTACGCCCGCGACACTCCCGCCTACAACCTCGCCTACGCCTGGCAGGTCCACGGACCGTTCGACCCGGCGGCCTTCCACGCCGCGCTGACCACCGTGACCAGCCGCCACGAGGCTCTGCGTACCACGTTCACCCTGCGGGAGGGCGAGCTGCTGCGCGTCATCCACCCCGAGCTCCCGCCGGGCTTCGACCTCATAGACGACGTCGCCGAGTCCGACGTACCGGAACTGGCCGGACAGGAGGCGACCACCCGGTTCGACCTGGGCCGTGGGCCGCTGGTGCGCTGCCGGGTCCTGCGGCACGGTCCACAGCGGCACACCGTGCTCCTGACCACACATCACGTCACGGTGGACGGCCGGGGCATGAGCATCGTGCGGGAGGAACTCGCCGCCTGCTACGAGGCGTTCCTTCATCAGCGACCCGACCCGCTGCCCCCGGTCCACCGGCAGTTCGCCGACTTCGCGGCGTGGCAGCAGGAGGGACTCGACACCGGGCGGTTCGACCACCAGATCGCGTACTGGAAGCAGCAGCTGGCGGGCATCACCGGCCCCGCCCCGCTGCCCTTCCTCAAGCCGCGGCCCGCGGTCCGCAGGTCGGACGGCCGATGGGAGGCCATCTTCTGCGACGCCTCGCTCACCGCGGCCGCCCGCAGGCTCGCCGTCGGCGCGCGGACCAGCCTGTCCACGGTCCTGATCGCCGCGGCCGCCCGGTGGCTGGCCGAGGAGACCGGCCTCGGGGAGGCAGTGATCGGGATGTCGACGGCCGGCCGGTCACTGCCGGAGTTCGACCGTCTGGTGGGGCTGAGCACCAACACCCTGCCGCTGCGTGTCCCGGTCCAGTCGGTGGCCACCGACCGGCTGCTGGACGTGACCCGGTCGGTCATGCTCGCCGCGATCGAGAACCAGGACGTGCCGTTCCCGTTGCTGATGCAGGAACTCGGGTTGCCCCGCACCCTGCCGGTCAACCCGCTCACCCAGGTGCTCGTCGCCCTGCGCGACGGCCTCGGCGAGCCGCTGCGGCTGGCCGGCGCCGAGGTCACGGCGCTCCCGGCGGCCGCCCTGTCCAGCAGCAACGACCTGACCGTCGAACTCGATCCGCAGCCCGACGGGACGATCCGCGGGGGGCTGCTGTACCCGCCGGACCTGATCGACCCGGCGGAGGCGGCGCGGCTGGCGGCGGGGTTGGGAGACGTGCTGGAACGCATGTCGCGGGAACCGCGGCCGACCGGGGCGGTTCCGCCCGGCGGGACGCCGGAGCCGAGCGGGTCCGCGGAACCCGGACCGGTTGCCGCCCCCGGTCCGTCCTCTGCTCCGGCCGGCGTCGCCCCCGCGCCGGTCGCGGTGGATGCCCGTCCCCCAGCAGGTGATCCTGCGGTCCGTCAGCACACCCTCCGGTTGTGGCGGCAGCTGCTCGACGCCGAGGCGCCGGACGACGGCGACGACTTCTTCGCCGCGGGGGGCGACTCGCTGCTTGCCGCCGAACTCATGCTGCTGCTCGGCGACAAGCTGGACTGCTCGCTGCCGCTCAACCTGCCGGTGGGCTGCCCCACCTTCGGGGGGCTGGTCGCCGCGGTGACCGAGCACCGCGCCGGGGAGCAGCAGTGA
- a CDS encoding ABC transporter ATP-binding protein, protein MVESLRGLAAAFALSFRADRARALPFTILFSLRPLTLVASAYGLKLTVQAIQAHHLGSTIRLATAIALINALGFAAGSVAIRLAVPLIEQTAHLVDRELMRLSTTSMEPAERSGWLDELELLAAERMHLAEGCDVTSLLIGAVLRAVATGVALAFVNPFLLLLPLLAWPSLAAGSRMERFRQRALTETAADQRHARFLFEQATTAGPAKELRIYGLRAEFRSRHLRHLRAADARLDRAGLLGTLYVAGGWLVFTIGYAGAVILVARQAVTGGIGLGDVVLTLTLVASVSQQMAQTVRFGNAVDNSKEAGARLLRLRARAQEAEDLWTGTLPAPQRLTRGIELRGLGYRYAGADHDALADADLFLPAGSVVGVVGDNGAGKSTLVRLLAGLATPTYGSILIDGTDLRDLDLTGWRSRITAGFQDFAKPQFLLRETVGIGDLPRIDDALAVTAALSAADAETLPDALGGGLDTPLGRSFDDGTDLSGGQWQKLAVARTMMHTHPLLLLLDEPTAAVDPAAEQILLDRYATAARAIGRVTGAVTLLVSHRLGSMRDTDLIVVVRGGRIAETGTHHELLALDGSYAQLHALQRQAYR, encoded by the coding sequence GTGGTTGAGTCCCTGCGCGGTCTCGCCGCCGCCTTCGCACTGTCCTTCCGCGCCGACCGGGCCCGCGCTCTCCCCTTCACCATCCTGTTCAGCCTGCGCCCTCTGACCCTGGTGGCCTCCGCCTACGGGCTCAAGCTGACCGTCCAGGCCATCCAGGCCCACCACCTCGGCTCGACCATCCGGCTGGCCACCGCCATCGCCCTGATCAACGCGCTCGGCTTCGCGGCCGGCTCGGTGGCGATCCGGCTGGCGGTGCCCCTCATCGAGCAGACCGCCCACCTGGTCGACCGGGAGCTGATGCGGCTGTCGACCACCTCGATGGAGCCCGCCGAACGTTCCGGCTGGCTCGACGAGCTCGAACTACTGGCCGCCGAACGGATGCACCTGGCCGAGGGTTGCGACGTCACCTCCCTGCTCATCGGTGCCGTACTGCGGGCGGTGGCCACCGGGGTCGCGCTCGCCTTCGTCAACCCCTTCCTGCTGCTCCTGCCGCTGCTCGCCTGGCCTTCGCTGGCGGCCGGCTCCCGGATGGAGCGGTTCCGTCAACGAGCGCTGACCGAGACGGCCGCCGACCAGCGGCATGCCCGTTTCCTGTTCGAACAGGCAACCACCGCCGGCCCGGCGAAGGAACTGCGGATCTACGGCCTGCGCGCGGAGTTCCGCAGCCGTCACCTGCGCCACCTGCGCGCGGCCGACGCACGGCTGGACCGGGCCGGGCTGCTGGGCACGCTGTACGTCGCCGGCGGCTGGCTGGTCTTCACCATCGGTTACGCCGGGGCCGTGATCCTCGTGGCGCGCCAGGCCGTCACCGGCGGGATCGGCCTCGGCGACGTCGTCCTGACCCTGACCCTGGTGGCCAGCGTCAGCCAGCAGATGGCGCAGACCGTCCGCTTCGGCAACGCGGTCGACAACAGCAAGGAGGCCGGGGCCCGGCTGCTCCGGCTGCGGGCTCGGGCGCAGGAGGCCGAGGATCTGTGGACCGGCACCCTGCCGGCGCCGCAGCGGCTCACCCGGGGCATCGAACTGCGCGGCCTCGGCTACCGGTACGCCGGCGCGGACCACGACGCGCTCGCCGACGCCGACCTGTTCCTGCCGGCCGGCAGTGTGGTCGGCGTGGTGGGCGACAACGGGGCAGGCAAGAGCACCCTGGTCCGGTTGCTGGCGGGCCTGGCCACTCCCACGTACGGCAGCATCCTGATCGACGGCACCGACCTGCGTGATCTCGACCTCACGGGCTGGCGCTCCCGGATCACGGCCGGCTTCCAGGACTTCGCGAAGCCGCAGTTCCTGCTGCGCGAGACCGTCGGCATCGGCGACCTTCCCCGGATCGACGACGCCCTCGCCGTCACCGCAGCCCTGAGCGCGGCCGACGCCGAGACACTGCCGGACGCCCTCGGCGGGGGGCTGGACACCCCGCTCGGGCGCAGCTTCGACGACGGGACCGACTTGTCCGGCGGGCAGTGGCAGAAACTCGCCGTCGCCCGCACCATGATGCACACCCACCCGCTACTGCTCCTGCTCGACGAACCGACAGCGGCCGTCGACCCGGCCGCCGAGCAGATCCTCCTCGACCGGTACGCCACCGCGGCGCGCGCCATCGGCCGGGTCACCGGCGCGGTCACCCTGCTCGTCTCGCACCGGCTCGGCAGCATGCGCGACACGGACCTGATCGTGGTGGTGCGCGGGGGCCGGATCGCCGAGACCGGTACGCACCATGAACTCCTCGCGCTCGACGGCTCGTACGCACAACTCCACGCACTGCAACGTCAGGCGTACCGGTGA
- a CDS encoding ABC transporter ATP-binding protein gives MPSQPPGPGGERPARHRSPLLVMLGMLPSHSLPLAGLLLFALVGAALAPVALTIANGRLVDVVSGAAAHGQAAALRQVTVLGVLIALGFLLQQLLVPVAQQTADALGRRLTRQLRDRVMAASLGPTGIGHLEDTDTLDLVTGAQGVGTAGFTPRDALIATANIGVARLQAVACAALIAVFHWWLALALLAGFGILTTGAVADYRRGHQALTGTPARLRRPSYIRDFAREPEAAKEIRVFGLRDWLDLRFHQEWRAALAGLWRTRQDGRLLMPLLTAGVMAMLLWGFTVLGLAASHGELSAGRFTMYAGALLGLSAVMGVSPDNMKIDQGAAAVPLVRALERALPSSTPDSAAPAPAGVPTTPVSPAPVSPVPVCTAVVSAGPAAPAPAPVDGAAPAVRFEAVSFRYPGRAEPVFSGFDLDIQAGRSLAVVGVNGAGKSTLVKLLSGMYRPQTGRILIDGVPLTESGTSRWQRRIGAVFQDFVHYELSAADNVGLGAVEHVGDFDGLRICADRAGATELIDRLDQGWQSTLSSKFPGGRDLSGGEWQRLALARALFAVRHGARLLILDEPASALDVRAEAELNDRFLSLTEGVTSVLISHRFSTTRRADRIVVLEHGTVLESGSHDELVAADGAYARMFRIQADRFTGPRTGGEGRG, from the coding sequence ATGCCCTCGCAGCCGCCCGGCCCCGGAGGTGAACGCCCCGCCCGGCACCGGTCGCCGCTCCTGGTGATGCTCGGGATGCTGCCGTCCCACAGCCTCCCGCTGGCCGGACTGCTGCTGTTCGCACTGGTCGGGGCGGCCCTCGCGCCGGTGGCCCTGACGATCGCCAACGGCCGCCTGGTCGACGTGGTGTCGGGCGCCGCCGCCCACGGCCAGGCCGCCGCGCTGCGGCAGGTCACCGTGCTGGGCGTCCTCATCGCGCTCGGCTTCCTGCTCCAGCAGCTGCTGGTCCCGGTCGCCCAGCAGACGGCCGACGCCCTCGGGCGGCGGCTCACCCGGCAGCTGCGGGACCGCGTCATGGCCGCTTCGCTCGGCCCCACCGGCATCGGCCACCTCGAGGACACCGACACACTTGACCTGGTGACGGGGGCGCAGGGGGTCGGCACCGCCGGCTTCACCCCGCGCGACGCCCTGATCGCGACCGCCAACATCGGCGTGGCCCGCCTCCAGGCGGTGGCCTGCGCGGCCCTGATCGCCGTCTTCCACTGGTGGCTCGCGCTGGCCCTGCTGGCCGGCTTCGGCATCCTGACCACTGGGGCCGTCGCGGACTACAGGAGGGGCCATCAGGCGCTGACGGGCACCCCGGCGAGGTTGCGCCGCCCGTCGTACATCCGTGACTTCGCGCGGGAGCCGGAGGCGGCCAAGGAGATCCGGGTCTTCGGCCTGCGCGACTGGCTCGACCTACGCTTCCACCAGGAGTGGCGGGCCGCGCTGGCGGGCCTGTGGCGGACCCGCCAGGACGGCCGCCTTCTGATGCCCCTGCTGACCGCCGGGGTGATGGCCATGCTGCTCTGGGGCTTCACCGTGCTGGGGCTCGCCGCATCCCACGGCGAACTGAGCGCGGGGCGCTTCACCATGTACGCGGGCGCTCTGCTCGGGCTCAGCGCCGTCATGGGCGTCAGCCCGGACAACATGAAGATCGACCAGGGGGCCGCCGCGGTCCCGCTGGTCCGCGCCCTCGAACGCGCCCTGCCCTCCAGCACCCCCGATTCCGCGGCCCCCGCCCCGGCCGGTGTTCCCACCACCCCCGTGTCACCTGCGCCCGTGTCACCTGTGCCGGTGTGCACCGCTGTCGTGTCCGCCGGCCCCGCGGCCCCCGCCCCTGCCCCCGTCGACGGCGCCGCCCCGGCCGTCCGGTTCGAGGCGGTCTCCTTCCGCTACCCCGGGCGCGCCGAACCGGTCTTCAGCGGCTTCGACCTGGACATCCAGGCCGGCCGGTCACTGGCCGTCGTGGGCGTCAACGGCGCGGGGAAGAGCACCCTGGTCAAGCTGCTGTCCGGCATGTACCGGCCGCAGACCGGCCGCATCCTGATCGACGGCGTCCCGCTGACGGAGTCCGGCACCAGCCGGTGGCAGCGTCGGATCGGCGCGGTCTTCCAGGACTTCGTCCACTACGAGCTGAGCGCCGCGGACAACGTGGGGCTAGGAGCCGTCGAGCACGTCGGCGATTTCGACGGCCTGCGGATCTGCGCGGACCGGGCCGGGGCCACGGAGCTGATCGACCGGCTGGACCAGGGCTGGCAGAGCACGCTGTCCAGCAAGTTCCCGGGCGGCCGTGACCTGTCCGGCGGCGAGTGGCAGCGGCTCGCGCTGGCCCGCGCGCTGTTCGCGGTCCGGCACGGCGCCCGGCTGCTGATCCTCGACGAACCGGCCTCCGCACTCGACGTACGCGCCGAAGCGGAGCTCAACGACCGGTTCCTCTCGCTCACGGAGGGAGTGACCTCGGTGCTCATCTCGCACCGCTTCTCCACCACCCGCCGGGCCGACCGCATCGTCGTCCTCGAACACGGCACGGTCCTGGAGAGCGGCAGCCACGACGAACTCGTGGCCGCGGACGGGGCCTACGCGCGGATGTTCCGCATCCAGGCCGACCGGTTCACCGGCCCGCGCACCGGAGGTGAGGGGCGTGGTTGA
- a CDS encoding SDR family NAD(P)-dependent oxidoreductase has product MSEAFRLDGGRAMVTGAGRGIGREVALLLARQGAHVTVVARTAADVEAVAGEIRGAGGAAHWIAADCADPMTAERTVAEAADRMSGLDILVGNVGGWGDVPGSVGPLAGATAAAIDSVFGMNVKAPLLTMMAAARVMTAQGTGGAIVSTASIDGLFPAPGEALYGAAKAALISLTGALAYELGSSGIRVNAVAPALIETAMTQPWLADDDDRQDRASLYPLGRFGRPADVAAAVLYLCSDQAGWISGVTLPVHGGQQATSDAFRWVRAHNPVPPHRLI; this is encoded by the coding sequence GTGTCGGAAGCCTTTCGTCTCGACGGCGGACGCGCCATGGTCACCGGTGCCGGCCGCGGCATCGGCCGTGAGGTGGCGCTGCTGCTGGCACGCCAGGGCGCCCACGTCACCGTGGTCGCCCGCACGGCCGCCGATGTCGAGGCGGTCGCCGGGGAGATCCGCGGTGCCGGCGGCGCCGCGCACTGGATCGCGGCCGACTGCGCCGATCCCATGACCGCCGAACGCACCGTGGCCGAGGCGGCCGACCGGATGTCCGGGCTGGACATCCTGGTCGGCAACGTCGGCGGCTGGGGCGACGTGCCGGGCTCAGTGGGTCCGCTGGCCGGGGCCACCGCGGCGGCGATCGACTCCGTGTTCGGGATGAACGTCAAAGCCCCGCTGCTCACGATGATGGCCGCGGCCCGCGTCATGACGGCCCAGGGGACCGGCGGTGCCATCGTGTCCACCGCCTCCATCGACGGCCTGTTCCCCGCCCCGGGCGAGGCTCTGTACGGGGCGGCCAAGGCCGCCCTGATCAGCCTGACCGGCGCCCTCGCGTACGAACTGGGGTCCAGCGGCATCCGGGTCAACGCGGTGGCCCCGGCCCTCATCGAGACCGCGATGACCCAGCCGTGGCTGGCGGACGACGACGACCGGCAGGACCGTGCCTCCCTCTATCCGCTGGGCCGGTTCGGCCGCCCCGCCGACGTGGCGGCCGCGGTGCTCTACCTGTGCAGCGACCAGGCGGGCTGGATCTCCGGGGTCACCCTCCCGGTCCACGGCGGCCAGCAGGCCACCAGCGACGCCTTCCGCTGGGTGCGCGCCCACAACCCGGTGCCGCCGCACCGCCTCATCTGA